In a genomic window of Ranitomeya imitator isolate aRanImi1 chromosome 5, aRanImi1.pri, whole genome shotgun sequence:
- the HINT3 gene encoding adenosine 5'-monophosphoramidase HINT3, translating to MEGAEHGEDSYDSKCIFCRIANNQEGDAELLHSDEELACFRDIRPGALYHYLVVPKKHVGNCKTLTNDHVQLVQNMVEVGKNVLQKNNVTDLEDTRLGFHWPPFCSISHLHLHVLAPASQLGFLSRMIYRLNSYWFITADQLIERLQANMPAS from the exons ATGGAGGGTGCCGAGCACGGCGAGGACAGCTATGACAGCAAGTGCATCTTCTGCAGGATCGCCAACAACCAGGAGGGCGACGCTGAGCTGCTGCACTCTGAC GAGGAGCTGGCCTGCTTCAGAGACATACGACCTGGAGCACTGTATCACTATCTGGTTGTACCCAAAAAGCACGTAGGAAACTGTAAAACCTTAACAAATGATCATGTGCAACTAG TTCAAAATATGGTGGAAGTAGGAAAGAATGTGCTCCAGAAAAACAATGTGACAGATCTGGAAGATACAAG GTTGGGTTTCCACTGGCCTCCTTTCTGCTCAATATCCCATCTACATCTTCATGTTTTGGCTCCAGCCAGCCAGCTGGGATTTCTCTCTCGAATGATTTATAGACTGAATTCTTACTGGTTTATCACG GCTGATCAGCTTATTGAGCGCCTTCAAGCAAACATGCCTGCAAGTTGA